A window from Lepus europaeus isolate LE1 chromosome 20, mLepTim1.pri, whole genome shotgun sequence encodes these proteins:
- the PRKCSH gene encoding glucosidase 2 subunit beta isoform X3: MRAPDWLGGAPSRSAGSLVAAWGLQPASVSGPRAPRGMLLLLLLLPLCWAVEVKRPRGVSLTNHPFYDENKPFTCLDGSATIPFDQVNDDYCDCNDGSDEPGTAACPNGSFHCSNTGYKPLYIPSNRVNDGVCDCCDGTDEYNSGIVCENTCKEKGRKERESLQELAEVTREGFRLKKILIEDWKKAREEKQKKLLELQSGKKSLEDQVELLRTAKEEAEKPEKEAKEQHQRLWEEQQAASRAQREQELAAEAFQELDDDLDGRVSLAELQTHPELDTDGDGTLSEGEAQSLLGGDAHTDAASFYDRVWAAIRDKYRSEALPAEPAPPTPDVTAPKEEQPPVPPPPTEEDEEEEEETEEEEEEEEEEESEVPGEPPKEAPPPLAPPQPPSTAEDKMPPYDEQTQALIDAAQEARGKFEEAERSLKDMEESIRNLEQEISFDFGPQGEFAYLYSQCYELPTNEYVYRLCPFKLVSQKPKLGGSPTNLGTWGSWAGPDHDRFSAMKYEQGTGCWQGPNRSTTVRLLCGKETAVTSTTEPSRCEYLMELTTPAACPEPPPEAPADGDHDEL, from the exons ATGCGGGCCCCGGattggctgggaggagccccctCCCGCTCAGCGGGCTCTCTGGTCGCAGCGTGGGGACTCCAGCCTGCTTCCGTGTCCGGCCCCAGAGCCCCCCGCGggatgttgctgctgctgctgctgctgcccctctgCTGGGCCGTGGAGGTCAAGAGGCCGCGGGGCGTCTCGCTGACCA ACCACCCCTTCTACGACGAGAACAAGCCGTTCACCTGCTTGGACGGCTCGGCCACCATCCCCTTCGACCAAGTGAATGATGACTACTGTGACTGCAATGATGGCTCCGATGAGCCTG GCACGGCTGCCTGTCCCAACGGGAGCTTCCACTGTAGCAACACCGGCTACAAGCCCCTGTACATCCCCTCCAACCGCGTCAATGACGGCGTCTGCG ACTGCTGTGATGGGACAGACGAATACAACAGCGGCATCGTCTGTGAAAACACCTGCAA ggagaagGGCCGGAAGGAGAGGGAGTCCTTGCAGGAGCTGGCGGAGGTCACGCGGGAAGGCTTCCGTCTCAAGAAGATCCTCATCGAGGACTGGAAGAAGGCCCGGGAGGAGAAGCAG aaaaagctccttgaGCTGCAGTCCGGAAAGAAGTCCCTGGAGGACCAGGTAGAGCTGCTGCGGACGGCCAAGGAGGAGGCTGAGAAGCCGGAGAAGGAGGCCAAGGAGCAGCACCAGCGGCTGTGGGAAG AGCAGCAAGCCGCCTCCAGGGCCCAGCGCGAGCAGGAGCTGGCGGCCGAGGCCTTCCAGGAGCTGGACGACGACTTGGACGGGAG GGTCTCACTGGCAGAGCTGCAGACCCACCCTGAGCTGGACACGGATGGGGACGGGACGCTGTCCGAAGGGGAAGCCCAG tCCCTCCTCGGGGGAGACGCGCACACGGACGCCGCCTCCTTCTACGACCGCGTCTGGGCCGCCATCAGGGACAAGTACCGGTCCGag gcGCTGCCCGCCGAGCCGGCACCCCCCACCCCTGATGTGACAGCGCCTAAGGAGGAGCAGCCGCCCGTGCCCCCACCGCCCacggaggaggacgaggaggaagaagaggagacggaggaggaggaggaggaggaagaggaggaggagtccGAGGTGCCGGGGGAGCCGCCCAAG gaagccccgcccccgcTCGCACCCCCCCAGCCACCCAGCACCGCCGAGGACAAAATGCCACCGTATGACGAGCAGACACAGGCCTTGATTGACG ccgCCCAGGAGGCCCGGGGCAAGTTCGAGGAGGCTGAGCGGTCCTTGAAGGACATGGAGGAGTCCATCAG GAACCTGGAGCAGGAGATCTCCTTCGACTTTGGACCCCAAGGGGAGTTCGCCTACCTGTACAGCCAGTGCTACGAGCTCCCCACCAATGA GTACGTCTACAGGCTCTGCCCCTTCAAGCTGGTCTCCCAGAAGCCCAAGCTCGGCGGCTCCCCCACCAACCTCGG CACCTGGGGCTCCTGGGCCGGCCCCGACCACGACAGGTTCAGCGCCATGAAGTACGAGCAGGGCACCGGCTGCTGGCAGGGCCCCAACCGCTCCACCACG GTGCGGCTGCTGTGCGGGAAGGAGACGGCGGTGACCAGCACCACGGAGCCCAGCCGCTGCGAGTACCTCATGGAGCTGACCACGCCGGCCGCCTGCCCGGAGCCGCCCCCGGAAGCCCCCGCCGACGGCGACCACGACGAGCTCTAG
- the PRKCSH gene encoding glucosidase 2 subunit beta isoform X2 — translation MLLLLLLLPLCWAVEVKRPRGVSLTNHPFYDENKPFTCLDGSATIPFDQVNDDYCDCNDGSDEPGTAACPNGSFHCSNTGYKPLYIPSNRVNDGVCDCCDGTDEYNSGIVCENTCKEKGRKERESLQELAEVTREGFRLKKILIEDWKKAREEKQKKLLELQSGKKSLEDQVELLRTAKEEAEKPEKEAKEQHQRLWEEQQAASRAQREQELAAEAFQELDDDLDGRVSLAELQTHPELDTDGDGTLSEGEAQSLLGGDAHTDAASFYDRVWAAIRDKYRSEALPAEPAPPTPDVTAPKEEQPPVPPPPTEEDEEEEEETEEEEEEEEEEESEVPGEPPKEAPPPLAPPQPPSTAEDKMPPYDEQTQALIDAAQEARGKFEEAERSLKDMEESIRNLEQEISFDFGPQGEFAYLYSQCYELPTNEYVYRLCPFKLVSQKPKLGGSPTNLGTWGSWAGPDHDRFSAMKYEQGTGCWQGPNRSTTVRLLCGKETAVTSTTEPSRCEYLMELTTPAACPEPPPEAPADGDHDEL, via the exons atgttgctgctgctgctgctgctgcccctctgCTGGGCCGTGGAGGTCAAGAGGCCGCGGGGCGTCTCGCTGACCA ACCACCCCTTCTACGACGAGAACAAGCCGTTCACCTGCTTGGACGGCTCGGCCACCATCCCCTTCGACCAAGTGAATGATGACTACTGTGACTGCAATGATGGCTCCGATGAGCCTG GCACGGCTGCCTGTCCCAACGGGAGCTTCCACTGTAGCAACACCGGCTACAAGCCCCTGTACATCCCCTCCAACCGCGTCAATGACGGCGTCTGCG ACTGCTGTGATGGGACAGACGAATACAACAGCGGCATCGTCTGTGAAAACACCTGCAA ggagaagGGCCGGAAGGAGAGGGAGTCCTTGCAGGAGCTGGCGGAGGTCACGCGGGAAGGCTTCCGTCTCAAGAAGATCCTCATCGAGGACTGGAAGAAGGCCCGGGAGGAGAAGCAG aaaaagctccttgaGCTGCAGTCCGGAAAGAAGTCCCTGGAGGACCAGGTAGAGCTGCTGCGGACGGCCAAGGAGGAGGCTGAGAAGCCGGAGAAGGAGGCCAAGGAGCAGCACCAGCGGCTGTGGGAAG AGCAGCAAGCCGCCTCCAGGGCCCAGCGCGAGCAGGAGCTGGCGGCCGAGGCCTTCCAGGAGCTGGACGACGACTTGGACGGGAG GGTCTCACTGGCAGAGCTGCAGACCCACCCTGAGCTGGACACGGATGGGGACGGGACGCTGTCCGAAGGGGAAGCCCAG tCCCTCCTCGGGGGAGACGCGCACACGGACGCCGCCTCCTTCTACGACCGCGTCTGGGCCGCCATCAGGGACAAGTACCGGTCCGag gcGCTGCCCGCCGAGCCGGCACCCCCCACCCCTGATGTGACAGCGCCTAAGGAGGAGCAGCCGCCCGTGCCCCCACCGCCCacggaggaggacgaggaggaagaagaggagacggaggaggaggaggaggaggaagaggaggaggagtccGAGGTGCCGGGGGAGCCGCCCAAG gaagccccgcccccgcTCGCACCCCCCCAGCCACCCAGCACCGCCGAGGACAAAATGCCACCGTATGACGAGCAGACACAGGCCTTGATTGACG ccgCCCAGGAGGCCCGGGGCAAGTTCGAGGAGGCTGAGCGGTCCTTGAAGGACATGGAGGAGTCCATCAG GAACCTGGAGCAGGAGATCTCCTTCGACTTTGGACCCCAAGGGGAGTTCGCCTACCTGTACAGCCAGTGCTACGAGCTCCCCACCAATGA GTACGTCTACAGGCTCTGCCCCTTCAAGCTGGTCTCCCAGAAGCCCAAGCTCGGCGGCTCCCCCACCAACCTCGG CACCTGGGGCTCCTGGGCCGGCCCCGACCACGACAGGTTCAGCGCCATGAAGTACGAGCAGGGCACCGGCTGCTGGCAGGGCCCCAACCGCTCCACCACG GTGCGGCTGCTGTGCGGGAAGGAGACGGCGGTGACCAGCACCACGGAGCCCAGCCGCTGCGAGTACCTCATGGAGCTGACCACGCCGGCCGCCTGCCCGGAGCCGCCCCCGGAAGCCCCCGCCGACGGCGACCACGACGAGCTCTAG
- the PRKCSH gene encoding glucosidase 2 subunit beta isoform X1 — protein sequence MRAPDWLGGAPSRSAGSLVAAWGLQPASVSGPRAPRGMLLLLLLLPLCWAVEVKRPRGVSLTNHPFYDENKPFTCLDGSATIPFDQVNDDYCDCNDGSDEPGTAACPNGSFHCSNTGYKPLYIPSNRVNDGVCDCCDGTDEYNSGIVCENTCKEKGRKERESLQELAEVTREGFRLKKILIEDWKKAREEKQKKLLELQSGKKSLEDQVELLRTAKEEAEKPEKEAKEQHQRLWEEQQAASRAQREQELAAEAFQELDDDLDGRVSLAELQTHPELDTDGDGTLSEGEAQSLLGGDAHTDAASFYDRVWAAIRDKYRSEALPAEPAPPTPDVTAPKEEQPPVPPPPTEEDEEEEEETEEEEEEEEEEESEEAPPPLAPPQPPSTAEDKMPPYDEQTQALIDAAQEARGKFEEAERSLKDMEESIRNLEQEISFDFGPQGEFAYLYSQCYELPTNEYVYRLCPFKLVSQKPKLGGSPTNLGTWGSWAGPDHDRFSAMKYEQGTGCWQGPNRSTTVRLLCGKETAVTSTTEPSRCEYLMELTTPAACPEPPPEAPADGDHDEL from the exons ATGCGGGCCCCGGattggctgggaggagccccctCCCGCTCAGCGGGCTCTCTGGTCGCAGCGTGGGGACTCCAGCCTGCTTCCGTGTCCGGCCCCAGAGCCCCCCGCGggatgttgctgctgctgctgctgctgcccctctgCTGGGCCGTGGAGGTCAAGAGGCCGCGGGGCGTCTCGCTGACCA ACCACCCCTTCTACGACGAGAACAAGCCGTTCACCTGCTTGGACGGCTCGGCCACCATCCCCTTCGACCAAGTGAATGATGACTACTGTGACTGCAATGATGGCTCCGATGAGCCTG GCACGGCTGCCTGTCCCAACGGGAGCTTCCACTGTAGCAACACCGGCTACAAGCCCCTGTACATCCCCTCCAACCGCGTCAATGACGGCGTCTGCG ACTGCTGTGATGGGACAGACGAATACAACAGCGGCATCGTCTGTGAAAACACCTGCAA ggagaagGGCCGGAAGGAGAGGGAGTCCTTGCAGGAGCTGGCGGAGGTCACGCGGGAAGGCTTCCGTCTCAAGAAGATCCTCATCGAGGACTGGAAGAAGGCCCGGGAGGAGAAGCAG aaaaagctccttgaGCTGCAGTCCGGAAAGAAGTCCCTGGAGGACCAGGTAGAGCTGCTGCGGACGGCCAAGGAGGAGGCTGAGAAGCCGGAGAAGGAGGCCAAGGAGCAGCACCAGCGGCTGTGGGAAG AGCAGCAAGCCGCCTCCAGGGCCCAGCGCGAGCAGGAGCTGGCGGCCGAGGCCTTCCAGGAGCTGGACGACGACTTGGACGGGAG GGTCTCACTGGCAGAGCTGCAGACCCACCCTGAGCTGGACACGGATGGGGACGGGACGCTGTCCGAAGGGGAAGCCCAG tCCCTCCTCGGGGGAGACGCGCACACGGACGCCGCCTCCTTCTACGACCGCGTCTGGGCCGCCATCAGGGACAAGTACCGGTCCGag gcGCTGCCCGCCGAGCCGGCACCCCCCACCCCTGATGTGACAGCGCCTAAGGAGGAGCAGCCGCCCGTGCCCCCACCGCCCacggaggaggacgaggaggaagaagaggagacggaggaggaggaggaggaggaagaggaggaggagtccGAG gaagccccgcccccgcTCGCACCCCCCCAGCCACCCAGCACCGCCGAGGACAAAATGCCACCGTATGACGAGCAGACACAGGCCTTGATTGACG ccgCCCAGGAGGCCCGGGGCAAGTTCGAGGAGGCTGAGCGGTCCTTGAAGGACATGGAGGAGTCCATCAG GAACCTGGAGCAGGAGATCTCCTTCGACTTTGGACCCCAAGGGGAGTTCGCCTACCTGTACAGCCAGTGCTACGAGCTCCCCACCAATGA GTACGTCTACAGGCTCTGCCCCTTCAAGCTGGTCTCCCAGAAGCCCAAGCTCGGCGGCTCCCCCACCAACCTCGG CACCTGGGGCTCCTGGGCCGGCCCCGACCACGACAGGTTCAGCGCCATGAAGTACGAGCAGGGCACCGGCTGCTGGCAGGGCCCCAACCGCTCCACCACG GTGCGGCTGCTGTGCGGGAAGGAGACGGCGGTGACCAGCACCACGGAGCCCAGCCGCTGCGAGTACCTCATGGAGCTGACCACGCCGGCCGCCTGCCCGGAGCCGCCCCCGGAAGCCCCCGCCGACGGCGACCACGACGAGCTCTAG
- the ODAD3 gene encoding outer dynein arm-docking complex subunit 3 — protein MTSALCLAASANALSAQEQALTATSKARASKYSVKDSRSPTKRGHPRGQGVAQAWPAHRSKSASLRSGALNPNVQSQVLELQKKIQLLDCDRKAFEESSQWNINKNQDVIHQLREETKALQLQLSDLLQGDEKVVQAVMQEWKAERPYLQKRTCQQALEHLDRRLSEKVKQLNAARHQVSLRQKWLEELQLRHSLRQLELTDAQDSNTEVAKTVRNLENRLEKARMKAQEAEHMTKVYTRLKEYLQEESLHMGSRLDSMEAEVVKTKQELEELHVVNQEALNARDIAKNQLQYLEETVLRERKKRERYISDCKKRAEERKLQNERMERKTQREHLLLQSEDTIQEGHSGKGEELRRRWSMYQMELIFGKVKDATGAAETHSVVRRFLAQSDTFAQLQALKSENEQTLGTLRQEKQRLQREFENLKYSGEAVLVSQQKLQADMQGRLQAEEQRRGEAQGQLERTLRAMQTAKECLEHLAAKLDHVTLEDGRLAGKELDPKAADYLPSLLGLVEEKLLKVQKQLSSHDIPELLRHIAAHEFYTTLEGNLPQYNTRIPLPLAGSKDKYFDEEESEDEDNDVVTRASLKMRSQKLVETRSKKRSRPRRS, from the exons ATGACGTCTGCCCTGTGCCTGGCGGCCTCTGCCAATGCCCTGAGTGCCCAGGAGCAGGCCCTGACGGCCACTTCCAAGGCCAGGGCCAGTAAGTATTCGGTCAAGGACAGCAGGTCTCCCACCAAGCGGGGCCACCCGCGCGGTCAGGGTGTGGCACAGGCCTGGCCCGCGCACCGTTCCAAGTCGGCCTCCCTGCGCTCCGGGGCGCTGAACCCCAATGTGCAGTCCCAGGTGCTGGAGCTCCAGAAGAAGATACAGCTGCTAG aTTGTGACCGGAAGGCCTTTGAGGAGAGCTCCCAGTGGAACATCAACAAAAACCAGGATGTCATCCACCAGCTCCGGGAGGAGACCAAGGCgctacagctccagctgtcggaCCTGCTGCAg GGAGATGAGAAGGTGGTCCAGGCAGTGATGCAGGAATGGAAGGCAGAGCGGCCCTACCTGCAGAAGAGGACGTGCCAG CAAGCCCTGGAGCACCTGGACCGCCGGCTGAGCGAGAAGGTGAAGCAGCTCAACGCCGCGCGCCACCAGGTGTCGCTGCGGCAGAAGTGGCTGGAGGAGCTCCAACTGCGCCACAGCCTGCGCCAGCTGGAGCTGACCGACGCGCAGGACAGCAACACGGAGGTGGCCAAG ACCGTGCGCAACCTGGAGAACCGGCTGGAGAAGGCGCGGATGAAGGCGCAGGAGGCGGAACACATGACCAAGGTGTACACGCGGCTCAAGGAGTACCTGCAG GAGGAGAGCCTCCACATGGGCAGCCGGTTGGACTCCATGGAGGCGGAGGTGGTGAAGACcaagcaggagctggaggagctgcACGTGGTCAACCAGGAGGCCCTCAACGCCCGGGACATCGCCAAG AATCAGCTGCAGTACCTGGAGGAGACCGTGCTGCGGGAGCGCAAGAAACGCGAGCGCTACATCAGCGACTGCAAGAAGCGCGCCGAGGAGAGGAAGCTACAGAACGAACGCATGGAGCGGAAG ACCCAGCGCGAGCACCTGCTGCTGCAGTCGGAGGACACCATCCAGGAGGGCCATAGCGGGAAGGGCGAGGAGCTGCGGCGGCGCTGGAGCATGTACCAGATGGAGCTGATCTTCGGCAAGGTCAAGGACGCCACGGGCGCCGCCGAAACGCAC TCGGTGGTGCGGCGCTTCCTGGCCCAGAGCGACACCTTCGCGCAGCTGCAGGCGCTCAAGAGCGAGAACGAGCAGACGCTGGGGACGCTGaggcaggagaagcagaggctgcAGCGGGAGTTCGAGAACCTCAAGTACTCGGGCGAGGCCGTGCTGGTGAG CCAGCAGAAGCTGCAGGCCGACATGCAGGGCCGCCTCCAGGCCGAGGAGCAGCGGCGAGGCGAGGCGCAGGGGCAGCTGGAGCGCACCTTGCGGGCCATGCAGACCGCCAAGGAGTGCTTGGAGCACCTGGCCGCCAAGCTGGACCACGTCACCCTG GAGGACGGGCGCCTGGCGGGGAAGGAGTTGGACCCCAAGGCCGCCGACTATCTGCCCAGCCTGCTGGGCCTCGTGGAGGAGAAGCTACTGAAAGTGCAGAAGCAGCTGAGCAGCCACGACATCCCGGAGCTGCTGCGGCACATCGCCGCCCACGAG TTCTACACCACCTTGGAGGGGAACCTGCCCCAGTACAACACCCGCATCCCCCTGCCCCTAGCCGGCTCCAAGGACAAGTACTTCG acGAAGAGGAGAGCGAGGACGAGGACAACGACGTGGTGACCCGCGCTTCGCTCAAGATGCGCTCCCAGAAACTCGTGGAAACCCGCAGCAAGAAGCGCAGCCGTCCGCGGAGGTCCTAG